In Desulfuromonas acetexigens, the following proteins share a genomic window:
- a CDS encoding response regulator, producing MDQRILIVDDSPSVLKILNDALRAEYQISVTTSGKDALAVAAAQHPDLILLDIKMPDMDGYEVCRRLKQSPETRDIPILFVTVLNETEDEAKGLEMGAVDYITKPIAPSVVQARVRAHMRLKRHQDHLEELVRERTRELVEARARAEEANRAQGEFITNISHEIRTPMISVLGMTELMLKTELNSRQQEYMETVSDSVTQLKRLLNDLLDFSSFETGKIDLEKAPLEPHRVFLPLLLEFLAKAEKRGLSFFWKIDPKIPEVLLGDAERLKQALAHLLDNALKFTPSGAVDLKCTLDENTAAQTPEQQVLLRFSITDTGIGIPENEQERIFQPFYQIDGSLSRRYAGTGVGLAMTRRLVEMMGGSIRAESVPAGGSRFTFTVRLDRENGNTMVAQNPGKSWNDLRVLIVEDTEPNRRLFQILLENQKCHVRVANNGRKALDILEKEPFDLILMDIQMPEMDGLAATRRIREGSGEHWNPAIPIIALTAHGQAGDRQSYLDAGMNDYLAKPFRAQMLLDKIERLVVKPAPTESVHGR from the coding sequence GCGCCGAATACCAGATCAGTGTCACCACCAGCGGCAAGGATGCCCTGGCTGTTGCCGCCGCACAGCATCCCGACCTGATCCTGCTCGACATCAAGATGCCCGACATGGATGGCTACGAGGTCTGCCGCCGCCTGAAACAGTCGCCGGAAACCCGGGACATTCCTATCCTCTTCGTCACCGTGCTGAACGAAACGGAGGACGAAGCCAAGGGTCTGGAAATGGGCGCGGTCGACTATATCACCAAGCCGATAGCTCCCTCTGTCGTCCAGGCCCGGGTGCGGGCGCACATGCGGCTGAAGCGGCATCAGGATCATCTCGAAGAGCTGGTCCGGGAACGGACCCGCGAACTGGTCGAGGCCCGCGCCCGCGCCGAGGAGGCGAACCGCGCCCAAGGCGAGTTCATCACCAACATCAGCCATGAAATTCGCACGCCGATGATCAGTGTCCTCGGCATGACCGAATTGATGCTGAAGACGGAACTGAACTCCCGGCAGCAGGAATACATGGAGACCGTCTCCGATTCGGTGACGCAGCTGAAGCGGCTGTTGAACGACCTGCTCGATTTCTCCAGTTTTGAAACCGGAAAAATCGACCTGGAGAAAGCCCCGCTCGAACCCCACCGTGTCTTTCTCCCCCTGCTCTTGGAATTCCTGGCCAAAGCGGAAAAACGCGGACTGTCCTTCTTCTGGAAGATCGATCCCAAAATTCCGGAAGTGCTTTTGGGAGACGCTGAACGCCTGAAGCAGGCGCTGGCCCATCTGCTCGACAATGCCCTGAAGTTCACCCCTTCCGGCGCCGTCGACCTGAAATGCACCCTTGACGAGAACACAGCGGCGCAGACTCCGGAGCAGCAGGTCCTACTGCGCTTTTCAATAACGGACACCGGCATCGGCATCCCGGAGAATGAACAGGAACGGATTTTTCAGCCCTTTTACCAGATCGACGGCAGTCTTTCACGCCGCTATGCCGGCACCGGCGTCGGGCTGGCCATGACCCGCCGGCTGGTGGAAATGATGGGGGGAAGCATCCGCGCGGAATCGGTCCCGGCCGGCGGTAGCCGTTTCACCTTCACCGTGCGCCTGGACCGCGAAAACGGCAACACTATGGTGGCGCAAAATCCCGGAAAAAGCTGGAACGACCTGCGTGTGCTGATCGTCGAGGATACCGAACCCAACCGGCGGCTCTTCCAGATCCTTCTGGAAAACCAGAAGTGTCATGTGCGGGTCGCCAACAATGGTCGCAAGGCTCTCGATATCCTCGAAAAGGAACCCTTTGACCTGATTCTCATGGATATCCAGATGCCGGAGATGGACGGCCTGGCGGCGACTCGGCGGATCCGCGAAGGCAGTGGCGAACACTGGAATCCGGCGATTCCCATTATCGCCCTGACCGCCCACGGCCAAGCGGGGGACCGGCAAAGTTACCTGGATGCCGGGATGAACGACTATCTGGCCAAACCCTTCCGCGCCCAAATGCTGCTGGATAAGATCGAACGTCTGGTGGTGAAACCCGCGCCGACGGAATCCGTTCATGGCCGCTGA
- a CDS encoding response regulator produces the protein MAAETVDQPRLLIVDDAPQNLRLLNGILRGNYRISVAVSGLEALELAAARPPDLILLDVSMPGMDGFEVCRRLKAAPATQEIPVIFVTGLTEEEGRSRGIEAGGADFIVKPIDPVTLQAKITACLGYSLTERGNGG, from the coding sequence ATGGCCGCTGAAACGGTGGACCAGCCGAGGCTTCTCATCGTCGACGACGCCCCGCAAAACCTGCGTCTGCTCAACGGTATCCTCCGTGGCAACTACCGGATCAGCGTTGCCGTCAGCGGCCTCGAGGCGCTGGAACTTGCCGCTGCCCGGCCGCCCGACCTCATCCTGTTGGACGTATCGATGCCCGGAATGGACGGCTTCGAGGTCTGTCGCCGGCTCAAGGCTGCGCCCGCGACCCAGGAGATTCCGGTGATTTTCGTCACCGGCCTGACGGAAGAGGAAGGACGTTCCCGAGGGATCGAAGCGGGCGGCGCGGATTTCATCGTCAAACCGATCGATCCCGTTACGCTGCAAGCTAAAATCACGGCCTGTCTCGGATATTCGTTGACCGAACGGGGAAACGGCGGATGA
- a CDS encoding transporter substrate-binding domain-containing protein — translation MIRRFFIPLLWLSALWLIPCATLEAAPSPQKLIVACSAGSAPFHFRDELGQPVGMFVDLWRLWAEKTGIAVEFRIASWDDSLRLVREGTADIHAGVFFSKERDAFLDYADQLYESETHIFYHRSVSQVRSLEDLSGFRVGVIAGDLALDYLREHLPQATLAIYPDNQELFDAAERSEIRVFIKDTPIALHHLRRRGLLPQFEYHPPSPLYSNYFRAAVREGNVELLTLVNDGLRRITPKEKAAVVRRWMAELEKWREDRLIVGLPDGALPFSGRNFRGEPVGMLVDIWKLWAQKSGRDIDFRLASWPQLFEALKQGEIDLHGGLFTSPERWRFMDFSQPFYQVVSGLFYHERLGVLTKTEELKDFKAGAIAGTVYGPYLNSRFPSLRVIEYTDTGALIAAASKGEIDLFLDQTPIVLALLDRMGERGSFRLLEGVMEQSALRAGVAKGSPLLAIVDTAFDAIQAKELEAIEKTWIAPGEEALAAKAIPDIRLTAAEQAWIAEHRNLRLGVDPNWPPFEYFDDKGEYRGMAADYIALLNERLGLSMNAVFGLTWAQVEAGARDRALDVLSCLTETPARGQVLNFTQPYLSFPMVVIMRDDAPLITELADLREKLVVVVEGYAIHQYLREQNPEIQVRTVKAPLDGLHTVSLGQADAYIDNLAVATHLIQSHQLTNLKIAAPASQWSDDLRIGVRSDWPQLVTILDKGLASITAEEHSAIRQKWLSVRYDYGINPAEVRRWGLYALLLTSLLIALFLLRNRYLQRWNARLSAEIDERLAAERRAEAANDAKSEFLANMSHEIRTPMNAILGMTHLALQTPLDTRQRDYLDKVETSGRMLMRVIDDILDFSKIEAGRLDMEQVEFSLDDVLKNLADLSASKAQRKGLELVFAPAPDLPRQLLGDPLRLEQVLLNLVDNAVKFTPAGEVVLTVDRLSAETEEVVLRFTVEDTGIGLSADQISRLFRPFTQADNTTTRRFGGTGLGLAISRRLVEMMGGEIGAESEEGQGSRFSFTARFGSVAAEAEAALAPDPDLRGLPVLLVDDNASSRHALRLILESLTFTVSEATSADEALARFAESSPPKLILIDESLPEISGLELARRIKDTPGEQRVILLASTSEGDDVRSRALRAGINWLVFKPVNRSALFDVIMNAFARTSPRETSPRRTRRFALGGARVLVVEDNAINQQVAKELLTVAGMEVQVADNGVQALERLDRESFDLVLMDIQMPEMDGLECTRQIRDRAALNHALRNLPIIAMTAHAMAGDREKSLAAGMNDHVTKPLDPEQFYAVLAGWLGNRWRGAPALTSQAEDGTPLPEFNTIHTAAGLRCVAGNRPLYRALLRDFYRDNRETMGDIRESLKSGDRERTQRLAHTLKGVAGNIGAEAVWEAARKLELAIIKGKNDIEPALKETEDALALVMAELAELPEEKLAAAADPPEETDFAALARQLEVLADYLRLNDTDAETAFASLRDDLIRLSPEKTAAFEEKLLVYNFKEAQEILETIAEALEPSFTDTQGPTT, via the coding sequence ATGATTCGACGATTTTTCATACCATTGCTGTGGCTGTCGGCGTTGTGGCTGATCCCCTGCGCCACCCTGGAAGCAGCTCCATCACCGCAAAAGTTGATCGTCGCGTGCAGTGCCGGTTCGGCCCCCTTTCATTTTCGGGATGAGCTGGGCCAGCCGGTCGGAATGTTCGTCGACCTGTGGCGGCTGTGGGCGGAAAAGACCGGCATCGCCGTGGAGTTCCGCATCGCCAGCTGGGATGACAGCCTGCGCCTGGTGCGCGAGGGGACGGCGGATATCCATGCCGGGGTCTTTTTCAGTAAAGAAAGAGATGCCTTTCTCGACTATGCCGATCAGCTTTACGAAAGCGAAACCCACATCTTTTATCACCGCAGCGTTTCCCAGGTCAGGTCGCTGGAGGATCTGAGCGGTTTCCGCGTTGGAGTCATCGCCGGGGATCTCGCCCTTGATTACCTGCGCGAGCACCTGCCCCAGGCCACCCTGGCCATCTATCCCGACAACCAGGAGCTTTTCGACGCGGCCGAGCGCAGCGAGATCCGGGTCTTCATCAAGGACACCCCCATCGCCCTGCACCACCTCCGGCGGCGCGGGCTTCTCCCCCAGTTCGAATATCATCCTCCCTCCCCCCTTTACAGTAACTATTTCCGCGCGGCCGTGCGCGAAGGCAACGTCGAGCTTTTGACCCTGGTCAACGACGGCTTGCGTCGCATCACCCCGAAAGAGAAGGCCGCCGTCGTCCGGCGCTGGATGGCGGAACTGGAAAAATGGCGGGAGGACCGCCTGATCGTCGGCCTGCCGGACGGCGCCCTCCCCTTTTCCGGGCGGAACTTCCGGGGAGAACCGGTCGGTATGCTCGTCGATATCTGGAAGCTCTGGGCGCAAAAGAGCGGCCGCGATATCGACTTTCGCCTCGCCTCCTGGCCCCAACTCTTTGAAGCACTGAAACAGGGGGAAATCGATCTCCACGGCGGCCTGTTCACCTCCCCCGAACGCTGGCGCTTCATGGATTTCTCCCAACCCTTTTATCAGGTGGTTTCGGGCCTCTTCTACCATGAACGCCTGGGCGTCTTGACCAAGACCGAGGAGCTGAAGGATTTCAAGGCCGGAGCGATTGCCGGAACGGTCTACGGCCCCTACCTGAACAGTCGCTTCCCCTCCTTGCGGGTGATTGAATACACCGATACGGGAGCCTTGATTGCGGCCGCGAGCAAAGGAGAGATCGACCTCTTCCTCGATCAAACGCCCATCGTCCTAGCCCTGCTCGACCGCATGGGGGAACGGGGCAGTTTCCGCCTTCTGGAAGGGGTGATGGAACAAAGCGCCCTGAGAGCCGGGGTCGCCAAAGGCTCGCCCCTGCTCGCCATCGTCGATACCGCATTCGACGCGATCCAGGCGAAGGAACTGGAAGCGATCGAAAAAACCTGGATCGCCCCGGGGGAAGAAGCCCTCGCCGCCAAGGCTATCCCCGACATCCGCCTGACCGCCGCCGAACAGGCCTGGATCGCCGAGCATCGCAACCTGCGTCTGGGGGTCGACCCGAACTGGCCGCCCTTCGAATATTTCGACGACAAGGGGGAATATCGGGGGATGGCGGCGGACTACATCGCCCTGCTCAACGAACGCCTGGGCCTCTCGATGAATGCCGTTTTCGGCCTGACCTGGGCCCAGGTGGAAGCGGGCGCCCGGGACCGCGCCCTCGATGTTCTCTCCTGTCTGACCGAAACTCCGGCCCGCGGGCAGGTTCTCAACTTCACCCAACCGTACCTCTCCTTTCCCATGGTCGTCATTATGCGCGACGATGCCCCGCTGATTACCGAGTTGGCCGATCTGCGGGAAAAACTGGTCGTCGTCGTCGAAGGCTACGCCATTCATCAATATCTGCGCGAGCAGAACCCGGAAATCCAGGTGCGAACGGTGAAGGCTCCCCTCGACGGCCTACACACCGTTTCCCTGGGCCAGGCCGATGCTTACATCGACAACCTGGCGGTCGCCACCCATCTGATCCAGAGTCACCAGCTGACCAACCTGAAGATTGCCGCCCCGGCTTCCCAATGGAGCGACGATCTGCGCATCGGCGTCCGCTCGGACTGGCCGCAACTGGTGACCATCCTCGACAAGGGCCTGGCGAGCATCACAGCCGAAGAACACAGTGCGATTCGGCAAAAGTGGCTTTCGGTACGCTATGACTACGGCATCAACCCCGCCGAGGTCCGCCGCTGGGGCCTCTACGCCCTGCTGCTGACCAGCCTGCTCATCGCTCTCTTCCTGCTCCGCAACCGCTACCTGCAACGCTGGAACGCCCGCCTCAGCGCCGAGATCGATGAGCGCCTGGCGGCCGAACGCCGAGCCGAAGCGGCCAATGACGCCAAATCGGAATTTCTCGCGAACATGAGCCACGAAATCCGCACGCCGATGAACGCCATTTTAGGCATGACCCATCTCGCCCTGCAGACCCCCCTCGATACCCGGCAGCGGGATTATCTGGATAAGGTCGAAACCTCAGGGCGGATGCTCATGCGGGTGATCGACGACATCCTCGATTTTTCCAAGATCGAGGCGGGGCGTCTGGATATGGAGCAGGTGGAGTTTTCCCTCGACGACGTTCTCAAAAACCTCGCCGATCTCTCGGCGAGCAAGGCCCAACGCAAGGGGCTGGAACTGGTCTTCGCCCCGGCCCCGGATCTGCCCCGGCAACTGCTTGGCGACCCCCTGCGCCTCGAACAGGTGCTGCTCAACCTGGTGGACAACGCCGTCAAGTTCACTCCGGCGGGAGAAGTCGTCTTGACCGTAGACCGTCTCTCCGCCGAAACAGAGGAAGTCGTGCTTCGTTTTACCGTGGAGGATACGGGCATCGGCCTTAGCGCTGACCAGATTTCCCGCCTCTTCCGCCCCTTCACCCAGGCCGACAACACCACCACCCGTCGTTTCGGTGGCACCGGTCTGGGGCTGGCCATCAGCCGCCGACTGGTGGAGATGATGGGCGGGGAAATCGGCGCCGAAAGCGAAGAGGGCCAAGGCAGCCGGTTCTCCTTCACCGCCCGTTTCGGATCGGTCGCCGCCGAAGCGGAAGCCGCCCTCGCTCCTGATCCTGATCTACGGGGTCTGCCGGTTCTGCTCGTCGACGACAATGCCTCCAGCCGTCACGCCCTGCGCCTGATTCTCGAATCCCTGACCTTTACCGTGAGCGAAGCGACATCGGCCGACGAGGCCCTGGCCCGCTTCGCTGAAAGTTCGCCGCCGAAACTGATTCTGATCGACGAAAGCCTGCCGGAAATAAGCGGGCTCGAACTGGCACGGAGGATCAAGGACACTCCCGGCGAACAGCGGGTCATTCTGCTCGCCTCGACCAGCGAGGGGGACGATGTCCGCAGCCGCGCCTTGCGCGCCGGCATCAACTGGCTCGTCTTCAAACCGGTCAACCGTTCCGCCCTTTTCGACGTGATCATGAACGCCTTTGCCCGTACCAGCCCACGCGAAACGTCGCCACGGCGAACCCGGCGTTTCGCCCTCGGCGGCGCCCGGGTGCTGGTGGTGGAAGACAACGCCATCAACCAGCAGGTGGCTAAAGAACTGCTGACGGTGGCCGGGATGGAGGTCCAGGTCGCCGACAACGGTGTCCAGGCCCTGGAACGCCTCGACCGGGAAAGTTTCGATCTGGTTCTCATGGACATCCAGATGCCGGAAATGGACGGCTTAGAGTGCACCCGACAGATCCGCGATCGGGCCGCCCTCAACCACGCCCTGCGCAACCTGCCGATTATCGCCATGACCGCCCACGCCATGGCCGGGGACCGGGAAAAAAGCCTGGCGGCAGGGATGAACGACCATGTCACCAAACCCCTTGATCCTGAACAGTTCTACGCCGTGCTCGCCGGTTGGCTGGGCAACCGCTGGCGGGGTGCGCCTGCCCTGACAAGCCAGGCCGAAGATGGCACGCCCCTCCCCGAATTCAACACCATCCATACGGCCGCCGGTCTGCGCTGCGTGGCCGGCAACCGCCCGCTCTACCGTGCCCTGCTTCGGGACTTTTACCGGGACAACCGGGAAACGATGGGGGATATTCGGGAAAGCCTGAAATCCGGGGACCGGGAACGGACGCAGCGTCTGGCCCACACCCTGAAAGGGGTGGCGGGGAATATCGGCGCGGAGGCGGTATGGGAAGCCGCCAGAAAGCTGGAACTAGCTATAATCAAAGGAAAAAACGACATCGAACCGGCCCTGAAGGAGACGGAAGACGCCCTGGCGCTGGTTATGGCGGAACTGGCGGAGCTCCCCGAAGAGAAACTGGCAGCGGCAGCTGATCCCCCCGAGGAAACGGATTTTGCCGCACTCGCCCGACAACTGGAGGTATTGGCCGACTATCTGCGCCTGAACGACACCGATGCGGAAACCGCTTTTGCTTCGCTGCGGGATGATCTGATCCGCCTGAGCCCGGAAAAGACTGCGGCGTTCGAGGAAAAGCTTCTCGTTTACAACTTCAAAGAGGCGCAGGAAATCCTTGAAACGATCGCCGAAGCCCTGGAACCGTCTTTTACCGACACCCAGGGGCCGACAACCTAA
- a CDS encoding nitroreductase family protein, with protein MLDFTVNPSACTRCGQCVIDCPPRIIAMDGGYPAIAEEKEALCYRCQHCLAICPTEAISILGVKPGDVTPLQGNYPRPRQMETLIKGRRSVRRYREENLEPELIKHLLEVAWHAPTGVNARQVRFTVVDDREKMVALRGEVMAGLGRLAREEKLTEGFERFADFVRLWEDKGIDTIFRGAPHLLVASTPEKVPTPLLDCMIALAYFELFAQSHGVGTVWCGLAKWALNDLLPEFRARLGIPEDHIFGYAMMFGKPAVDYVRTVQHEPAIIHRFEG; from the coding sequence ATGCTTGATTTCACTGTCAATCCTTCGGCCTGCACCCGTTGCGGCCAATGCGTCATCGACTGCCCGCCACGCATCATCGCCATGGATGGGGGCTATCCCGCCATCGCCGAAGAAAAAGAAGCCCTCTGTTATCGCTGTCAACATTGCCTGGCCATCTGCCCAACGGAAGCGATCTCCATTTTGGGAGTGAAGCCCGGGGACGTCACCCCACTGCAAGGGAACTATCCCCGGCCGCGACAGATGGAGACGCTCATCAAGGGGCGTCGCTCGGTGCGCCGTTATCGGGAAGAAAATCTCGAGCCGGAGTTGATTAAACATCTACTGGAGGTGGCCTGGCACGCGCCGACCGGGGTCAATGCCCGGCAGGTGCGCTTTACCGTGGTAGATGACCGAGAGAAGATGGTGGCGCTGCGCGGCGAGGTGATGGCGGGGTTGGGACGTCTGGCGCGGGAGGAAAAGCTGACGGAAGGTTTCGAGCGCTTCGCTGATTTCGTGCGCTTGTGGGAAGACAAAGGGATCGATACGATCTTTCGCGGCGCCCCGCACCTGCTGGTGGCTTCGACCCCGGAAAAGGTGCCGACCCCCCTGCTCGACTGCATGATCGCCCTGGCCTATTTCGAGCTCTTCGCCCAGAGCCACGGCGTCGGCACCGTCTGGTGCGGCCTGGCCAAGTGGGCGCTGAACGATCTGCTCCCAGAATTCCGCGCCCGGCTCGGCATCCCCGAAGACCACATCTTCGGCTACGCCATGATGTTCGGCAAACCGGCCGTCGATTACGTCCGCACGGTACAGCACGAGCCGGCCATCATCCACCGTTTCGAAGGATAG